In Crinalium epipsammum PCC 9333, the genomic window ATTCATTTATGGAGATGTCTAATAGGTTTCTACGTGCCAACGACCTTCCCTCTTCGCTTGTCTTTGGTACTCTGACCAAGTAACACCATCTTTGGCAGCAGCAACAGTAAGTGCTTGATCAATACCGCCTTCCATACCCTTCAAACCACAGATATAGGTGTGGGTATTTTGTTGCTGAATCATCTTCCAAAGTTCGTCAGCGTGTTCAGCTACGCGGTCTTGGATATACATCCTGCCACCTTCAGGGTTTTTCTGCTCACGGCTAATCGCGTAAGTCAAGCGGAGGTTGTCAGGGTACTGTTCTTGCAGTTCTTCTAACTCATTCTTGTACAGGATATTCGGGCTTGTAGGAATACCAAAGATTAGCCAAGCCAAACCCTTAAACTGATAATCTGGGTTAGCTTTTCTTTCATTTTCCTTGAACATCCGCCACAAGTAAGCTCGGAATGGTGCAATACCAGTTCCTGTCGCCAACATAATCACATTGGCATTAGGATCTTCTGGTAATAACATCTCCTTACCAGTAGGGCCAGTGATTTTTAAATCATCCCCAGGTTTGAGATTACACAGGAAGGTTGAGCAAACGCCATAAACCATTTCACCTGTCTCAGGATGCTTGTATTCAAGTTGCCTAACACAGAGAGATACGGTTTTGTCATCAACGGCATCACCGTGACGAGTCGAAGCGATAGAATATAGCCTCAATTTATGAGGTTTATCTTTTTTGTCAGTTCCTGGTGGAATAATACCAATACTCTGACCTTCCAGATAGCGCAAATCTCCACCCGAAATGTCGAAAATCAAGTGACGGACTGTCCCGATACCACCTTCGCCAACAAGTTCTTCATTAGAGAGACACTTGCCAATATAAGGCGAATTTGGGCGGTAGATATTAACTGGAACATCAGATTCAGCCTTTTTAGCTTTAGGCTTAGTTTCTGTTACTGGCTGTACGGATTCTGTCTGAGTCATAGGCTTGCTCTCTTCTCCTGAGTGCTTGCTCTGTGGTTCAGTTCCAGGTGTAGTGCCATTTCCTTCATTGTCAGCCGTTAAAGGTCGAATGCTGACAATTTTGCCGCCCAAGCGGGTGATTCGTTGCATTTCTTGGTTCATACGACTGTAGGGTACAGTGATAAACACACTGCCACTACGACGAATCGGGTAGTTAGTTTTGTCAGTGTTTTCGTTCTGACGCAAACCTTCTACTTCATAGATAAACATACGGCTACCAGAGACTGTGTTGGCAGCATCGCCAGCTACGCTTGAGTTATACATTCCTAATTAATCATCTCCAAACCGAATTCAACACGTTATAGAAACGTGACATTTTTAAGGATATGCCAGCCCGAATATCGGGTTCCAGTTCATTTAGATCTGAATTTTTACTCAGCGTAGCATCTCAAGCCTATGCTTACTCATCTCAGACAGCACCAAATGGCAAATTCTACACCTGTTACGTTTTAACCCTAGCGAATGATTTACTCAGAGAATGTCAAGAATGAGCAATTTAATCCCTTAGCAGTTAGCAGAATTCTGACTTCTATTTAATTTTTTTTTTCAAAAAGGCGCTACTCACCTTAGCATAAGTACTGAGCAAGATGAGTCCAATTACATTCCGCCTTGTAGGGGAGATCCCGTTCTGGTAAAATCCACTGTAGAAGCTAGGATTAAATACTTACTAGAAAATTGCTTGAGTTTTCCCGACCAAGCAGTAGCACCGCTTATTGCTTGCAAAGACAGTACTTGTGTTTTCAGGCGATGTGGGATGCGCTGCATGATCAACGGACGGGGTGATCTCGAGGCTAAGGATTTAGCTTGCTTAAAATTTATTTTGAGAAAAAGATTTGCGTTAGAGGGAAGCTATGACCAGTCAGCTGGATCGTGTGGTTATCATTGGCGTTGCCGGAGATTCCGGCTGCGGTAAGTCTACTTTTTTGCGTCGAATCACAGATTTGTTTGGTGAAGATTTTGTGACAGTAATCTGTCTAGACGATTACCACTCTCTAGACAGAAAGCAACGTAAAGAAACTGGCATTACTGCCCTTGATCCTAGAGCTAATAACTTTGATTTGATGTACGAGCAAATCAAAGCTCTCAAAAGTGGTCAAGTAATCGACAAGCCTATTTACAATCACGAAACCGGAGCAATTGACCCACCGGAGAAAGTAGAGCCTAACCACGTCGTTGTAATTGAAGGGCTTCACCCCTTGTATGATGAACGGGTGCGATCGCTCATTGACTTCAGTGTTTATCTAGATATCAGTGATGAAGTCAAGATTTCTTGGAAGATTCAACGGGATATGGCAGAACGCGGTCACCGCTATGAAGATGTGATTGCTGCTATTAATGCTCGTCGTCCCGACTTTACTATGCGGGCAGCTTATGAACGCTTGACATCTAAGCAAGCTAGAGAGACAGCTAAGGCATTGTAGAGGCGCATCGCTTATTGAAGTTAGTTGATCGTCCAGGGTTAACCATATCCCTCTAATAACTTAAAACGCGAGAGCTAGTTTTAGCTTCTCGCGTTTTAAGTTATTGCGCTATGAATAGTGTATAAAACAAGATGCCAGCAAAATTTGTCTTGGGAGCAACTATGAAAGTTTGGATAGCTAGCTTTGTGGTGCTGTTTGCGATCGCAGAATTCTATCAGTGGCTCAAGCACTTTATGTTGCCATTACCAATATATATTTTAGGCGGAGCATTTTTGGCGATCGCATCCAACTATGATCGCAAAGCAGGATTTCCCTTCCTCAAGTCAGATGAGCAACAAACAGCTATTCAAGACCCCATCGACCTAACATCAGGTATGCCTGCTGTCAATTCTTCTACTAATCCCCAAATTAGCCAATCTAATTTCAATCCAGCGTCTCTACAGTCTCGCCCTATTTCTTTTACAATTCGTAAAGATAACTCACCGTCTTAACAATCAGAAAATTCGGAACAATTACCAATTGTTTCCAGATTTATCCAAATTATATAACACTGTTTAAGTTTACTCACAAAATACTTTATGACACACCGTTTTGCCCGGATATTTCGCCCTGTATTAATAATTGCTGCCACCTTAACGGCGATAGAACTAACTGCTCTGTCAGCTAATGCCCAAAAACCAGTTGTATATCAACCATTAACTTTACCTGCCAGTAACGAAGCTAACGACACACTTACAGAAAAGGATATACCCCTGGGCGATGGTGGTTTCGCCCGTGACTATCGGGTGAAATTGAAAGCAGGTGATCAAGTAGCAATTGATCTGACATCAGATAATTTCGACACAATTGTGACTTTGTTGGGGGCTGACGGTTCAACAATTGGACAAAATGATGATGGTCCTGATGGTAGTAACAACTCCCTGCTTTTTGCCCGAATTAAGGGGACAGGCGAGTATATTATTCGTGTTCGTTCCTTTGGAGAAACAGGCGGTGGTGCTTTTAAGCTAAAAATTACGCCATTACAACCTGTTAAGTAAATTCTCCGAAATCAGGGCAGAGGGGCAGAGGAGGCTAATATTAAGCCTGATTAAGGATAGTGAAAAAACACAAAATAAATGCTTCTGTCCACTCTACAACCGCGCCATAAGTATCGCCAGTGTGACCGCCTAGTTGCCAGTTAAACCAAGCGCCAGTAAGTAATGCGATCGCACATCCCGCGATCAACATCGCGACTAGAACAGGTAAAAATTGAGCATTCCAAAAGAACTCTAACCCACTTAAAGCGCCGATTAATATTAATCCTAGTAATAAGTCTTGAGGTACGCGGATCGCTGCTTTATGAAATGCGCCTTTACCAGTAGCTTTGAGATAAGGATAATATGCGATCGCTACTACCTGTCCCCAGCGTCCCCATATTGCTGCTGCCATCAAAGCCAAAGTACGATGATGATTTAATTCACTTAGAGCAACAGTTTTTAATAACAATAGCGCGATCGCAGCCATTGCCCCAAAAGCACCAGTAGCACTATCCGACATAACTTGTAACCGTCGCTGCCGATCTTGTACTGCCAAACCATCAGCAGTATCCATCACCCCATCTAAATGTAAACCGCCAGTTAAACCAATCCAACCAACAACTACCAAAGCTGATCTAGTTAGCACAGGCATACCTAGATTGTCAAGTGTGAAATCACCTAGACTTAAAACACTACCAATTAATAGCCCAACGGCGGGTGCTAAACGCCCAACACCCTCAAAATCCAATGCCCAAGTGTACGGCACAGGTAAACAGGTATAAAAAGCTACGGCAGCGGCTATAGAATTGATAAACTTACGCACCCATAAAATCAATATTTGATACATATATCAGGTACTACCGGATTTCCCGTAATAAATTCAGTAGATTACCGCAGGAATACGCAATAAGTCTTAGGCTAATATTGACTCGTATATTAAATCATTTGCTGTTTTTCCAAATATCTCCTGGGTGTGTTTTACCAGCTAGTCCGAACTAGGACAGCCTGTTTCCTGAAATTTCCACCCAATTTCTAGGCAATGGCAAGCTTATTTCAACCAAAGGCTGTTTTTTTCTATGAGTCACGACCAATCCTTACCTCGATTCGCAGCACCCTGTATCATTGACACAGGCATAGTTGTCAATAAGCAAGATATCCGGCGCTTGCTCAGTGATTTAAATCGCGTTCGCTACATCCATACCTTTGACGGTCAAATGCAGAGTCAAGGAGAAGGATGTGTTCTAGAGGCATTCGCTGACCCCCAGCGAGCTACACTAATTGCTAATCATGCTCTTTATCTTAATGTCGAGAGTTTTGATTATCTGCAATTAACTCAGGTTTCGGAGTCTGAAAACTACTTCGATCTGATTCAGGATAATCGTCAATTACGTTTAATTCCCATATCGAATCCCTTACAAGAGCAAGCTACACCTGTTTTAAATGCTGCTGCTTTAGAAGCGATGGTTGCTCAAGTACTTTCCGCTAAGTGGGATGTTCAGATTGATGAGAGCGACTTTTCCTTTTAAATAATTAACAGGGAAGTTTTGAAAAGGTTTGCCTGAAAATATTGGCTGCCTAAAAATCGCTCTTGAAGTTTTGAGTTGCTACCTGTTGTCAGCAGCTAATTTAATGATGAGTGAAATTTCCTGTGAAGTAGGCTCAAGCTGAAGCTACACTTAATATTTCTCACATCTAATAGTTAATCTTGAATCTATCTTGAGTGCTAATTTTTCTTTTCAACGTCAAGCATCCTGTAGTCATACGCAGGCAAGGGCTGGTGTATTTGTAACCCCTCATGGGATAGTTGAAACCCCTCGCTTCATGCCAGTGGGTACTTTAGCCACTGTGAAAACTTTGACCTCAGCGCACCTAGAGGAGGCTGAGGCGCAGATGGTTTTGGCTAATACTTACCACCTACATCTACAACCAGGAGAAGACATCGTAGCGGGTGCTGGCGGGTTACATCGGTTTATGAATTGGAAAGGTCCGATGCTGACAGATTCGGGTGGATTTCAGGTATTTAGCTTGAGCAAAATACGCACCATTACTGAAGCAGGCGTAACTTTTCGCTCCCCCCGTGATGGCAGAATAATTAATATGACCCCAGAGCTTTCAATTCAGATTCAAAATACTCTGGGGGCAGATGTAATTATGGCTTTTGATGAGTGTCCCCCCTACCCTGCTGAACGCGAGGAGGTGGTGAGGGCAACAGATCGCACCTATAGGTGGCTGGAACGCTGTATAAAAGCTCACCAACGACCACAGGATCAAGCTTTATTTGGTATTGTCCAGGGTGGGGTTTTCTTAGATTTACGCCGTGCTGCGGCTGAAAAATTAGCTACGTTAGATTTACCTGGTTATGCCATTGGTGGGGTAAGTGTGGGTGAACCCGCAGAATTTATTCACCAGATTGTCAAAGCTACCGCGCCGTTGCTACCAGAGGATAAACCCCGTTACCTGATGGGGGTAGGAACGTATAGAGAAATGGCGATCGCGATCGCATCTGGAATAGATTTATTTGACTGTGTGATTCCTACACGATTGGGGCGACATGGTGCTGTGTTGGTACAAGGTGAGCGATGGAATTTAAAAAATGCTCGATTTCGCAGGGATTATACTCAACTTGATGAGACTTGCCCTTGTTATACCTGCCAAAATTTCAGCCGTGCTTATTTAAGTCATTTAATGCGATCGGGAGAAGTTTTAGGTTATACCTTACTGTCTTTGCATAACGTTACAGAATTAATTCGTTTTACCAAGCGTATTCGGGAGGCAATTTTAAGCGATCGCTTTACTACAGAATTTGCCCAGTGGCTTGATTCTCCACCTCCACAAGCAGCAGAGCCATGTTAAGATACTTCTCAATTCTGAAAACTGTGTTGGAAAAAAGGATTAGAACATGGAAGCCGCGATGCTATTGGCGAAACTGCCTGAAGCTTACGCTATTTTTGACCCTCTCGTAGACGTTCTCCCGGTCATCCCCGTATTTTTCCTGCTACTAGCTTTCGTTTGGCAGGCTGCGGTCGGATTTCGCTAAATCTAAAACTTCAATTTTGATAAATGGCACTAATTATCGGTGCCATTTTTTTATTAATTGTTATTTTTAAAATTATCAAGGAACTATCAATATAATTAAACCTAAAACAAAACACTCCTCCCCGTTTATGGAGAGCAGTGTTTTAGTGGAGTTATTTTGGATGTTTTATAAAGTTTTTCTACTTAATAACAGCAGCTAAATTAACTGCGTGCTGACATCACTTTTTGGAATGCTGGTCGCTGTGTAATGCGCTTAATATATTCCACTACAGCAGGATAGGCACTTAAATCAAGCTTTAGCATCATTGGGATATAAGCTAACATTGACCCAACGGCAACATCACCAACAGTAAAATCTTCACCCAGCAAGAATGGTTGCTTTTCAAAGATTTGATTTAATGGTGTCAGTAATTTTGGTGTCTCTTTTTCACGAGTTGCTTCTACAAAAATTCCTGGTCCCAAAGTAGCATTAGCAAACAGCACCCATTGAATAAGTTCAGCTTGTTGCTCTAAAGATGGGGAAATATTGCCATATTTTTGAGCTACATATAACAATATTGCCCCTGATTCCCAAAGTTTGAAATCTCCATCAACAATTGCGGGTACTTTTCCTGTTGGGTTAATCGCCAGGTATTCTGGTTTTTGGTGTTCTCCAGCCTGCATATCTAGCAGGACAAATTCATAGGGAACACTCAATTCTTCTAGATACCACTGGACAATTGATGCTCGACTACGAGCGCCACCATAGAGCTTTAACATACTGTGTTATTTACTATTACAAAACTTGATGGGTGTAAGCGTGTTGTTTAACGTTGTCATCTTTGCTCACAACGCGGCTGGCATTCAGCACTCGCTTGCGTTCTAAGGAGTAGTTGAAGTCAGTGTGTGTAGTCCCCAAGGGAATAGAAGATTGAGCCTGTGGACGACGCTTATAGGTACGAACGGCGGCAACTGCACGTAAGGCAAACTCATCACCAAACTGAGCTTCGGCTGGAAATGATGCTGGCATTTGCAGTGTATCACCAGCAAAAACTTCGCCTAATGTAGTAGCATAAGCCATTTCGTAAGAGGTAGGAATGCCTTTGATCAATGCTTCTAGTGCAGCAGAAGGTATTGGCTCAATAATTTTAACTTCATGCACATCTCCATCTTCTTTGTAAAAGCAGGTAGCTAAACCTAAAACTAAGTAATCATCTGCTGAAATATCAGGTGCATTAGGAAACAACGTTGGAGTTGTCATAGGAATACTCGGTATGTGGGAAACTCAGTAGCTTTAGCTTAACCCTACTATAGGGTAGGTGTAAGTCCTATGATGCGATCGCGCTTCTACAAGCTTTGCAGTTTCTAGCTTCATGCTAACTAGCAAATCTTAGTAGTAGGTTGAACCAACTATCTATTAAAGCCAGTAATCCCCTGAATTATTAATTATTTTTATAGACGAGCGAAAACAATAAATTGTCTTCGTTTCTAGAAGCGGCAACTTTTTGCTTGATATTGTAAGTAATACTTACAGCTAATAGGCGCTATATTATAGCATTGCTAGCAGTTTATTGAAAGCAAAATGAATTAAGCCTTTCTCAGATTAGTCACGAACCAAATCTTTATCTAGCAAGATTACCCGACGTTGAGTAGGAGCAACGCGATTGCTTTGCTCTTGCATTACAACTTGAGATTGTTCAGGGTCAAAGTGGCGATTAAAGGTGCTGCTTAAGCGAGTAACACGCTTTTCGCTACGAGAAACTTCTTTTTTGAGGTCTTGCAGTTTTGTCTGTTGAGACAATTGATAAGGCAAAAGCTGTACAAGTCCAGAAACAGCCGCAGATGAAATCACAATATTAGCGAACAACTTAGCTGTGGTTTCACCACTGACCGCCCGATAAGGTTGACGGTTAGCAGTTGGCGATGCCCGCCGAACCCGACGACGGGCTACAGTAGGTTGTTGTAGTGGATGGTATGAAGGTTGAATTGCGTTCATAAATGTTAGAATACCGCGCTCAACAGCAAGTTAGTCAAGGGGCAATCCCCCCTAATTACCCTTGTTAATATAAGCAGTTACGTTACAAAAAGCTACTGTTATGGTTAGAAACTCAGAGGCAAGAGTTAAGACAATCATAATAGTCATGTCGGATTATCTCGCCTCTAAGTTTGGAAGGAGCGATCGCACCTGCTGTGCAGATGCTCAGTAAATCGCGGATATCGGCTTATTTGTAAAGCTCTGTGGCTAGTCGGAATGCTAAGATTCCTGGAATTAAGGCAACAACTAAAGCTACATAAACTTGGGTATCTGATATAGACATTGTTTTGCTTCCTCTTGAGTTTGGTGAGTATATATTTCAACAATTTGGGGTAAATTTACCCTTGTTAAACAATTTTGTAACAAGATGCAACACAGGTACATACCAATTTAACCCCAGGTGGGGAATTTATTGGTATGAGTTTTAACCATAAATTTACACTGAAAGGGTAAGCTTGGTTAAAGTAGCAAGCATTTTTATTTTTTTGAGATAATTGCTATTTGCTTTTAGTTAGCATTTGTTGCGTGTTGAATAAATAGTTAATGCTAGACCAGATCCTGAACTCTCCTTACCATGCAAGCATAGAAGCCACCTTTGTACTGGTGATCCTCATAGCCCTAGAAGCGGTGCTGTCAGCAGATAATGCGATCGCACTGGCTGCCATTGCCCAAGGACTAGAAGACGGTGAACAACGGCGACGCGCTCTCAATTTAGGCTTGGTAGTTGCCTATATTCTCCGAATGACCCTGATTCTTACAGCTACCTGGGTAGTTCAGTATTGGCAATTTGAGTTGCTTGGTGCAGCTTATCTACTGTGGTTAGTATTTCAGTACTTTACCGACTATGCAGGGGAAGACAATGAGCATCATGGACCCAGGTTTACTTCCTTCTGGCAAGCAATACCTATCATCGCTGTGACGGATTTGGCATTTTCGTTGGATAGTGTTACAACTGCGATCGCTATTTCTCAAGAAACTTGGCTGGTACTTGCAGGTGGCACGATTGGTGTAATTACTCTGCGATTTATGGCAGGATTATTTATTCGCTGGTTAGATGAATATGTTCATCTTGAAGATGCTGGCTATGTGACTGTTGGCTTCGTCGGCTTGCGACTGCTACTCAGAGCAATTCAACCAGATTTAGTACCTCCAGAATGGGTAATGATTACTTTGATTGCCCTAGTTTTCGCTTGGGGGTTTTCTCAGCGCACTGCCGAAACTTCCTTGGAAAATATTC contains:
- the petH gene encoding ferredoxin--NADP reductase; amino-acid sequence: MYNSSVAGDAANTVSGSRMFIYEVEGLRQNENTDKTNYPIRRSGSVFITVPYSRMNQEMQRITRLGGKIVSIRPLTADNEGNGTTPGTEPQSKHSGEESKPMTQTESVQPVTETKPKAKKAESDVPVNIYRPNSPYIGKCLSNEELVGEGGIGTVRHLIFDISGGDLRYLEGQSIGIIPPGTDKKDKPHKLRLYSIASTRHGDAVDDKTVSLCVRQLEYKHPETGEMVYGVCSTFLCNLKPGDDLKITGPTGKEMLLPEDPNANVIMLATGTGIAPFRAYLWRMFKENERKANPDYQFKGLAWLIFGIPTSPNILYKNELEELQEQYPDNLRLTYAISREQKNPEGGRMYIQDRVAEHADELWKMIQQQNTHTYICGLKGMEGGIDQALTVAAAKDGVTWSEYQRQAKREGRWHVETY
- a CDS encoding PPC domain-containing protein is translated as MTHRFARIFRPVLIIAATLTAIELTALSANAQKPVVYQPLTLPASNEANDTLTEKDIPLGDGGFARDYRVKLKAGDQVAIDLTSDNFDTIVTLLGADGSTIGQNDDGPDGSNNSLLFARIKGTGEYIIRVRSFGETGGGAFKLKITPLQPVK
- the cobS gene encoding adenosylcobinamide-GDP ribazoletransferase; the encoded protein is MYQILILWVRKFINSIAAAVAFYTCLPVPYTWALDFEGVGRLAPAVGLLIGSVLSLGDFTLDNLGMPVLTRSALVVVGWIGLTGGLHLDGVMDTADGLAVQDRQRRLQVMSDSATGAFGAMAAIALLLLKTVALSELNHHRTLALMAAAIWGRWGQVVAIAYYPYLKATGKGAFHKAAIRVPQDLLLGLILIGALSGLEFFWNAQFLPVLVAMLIAGCAIALLTGAWFNWQLGGHTGDTYGAVVEWTEAFILCFFTILNQA
- the tgt gene encoding tRNA guanosine(34) transglycosylase Tgt; this encodes MSANFSFQRQASCSHTQARAGVFVTPHGIVETPRFMPVGTLATVKTLTSAHLEEAEAQMVLANTYHLHLQPGEDIVAGAGGLHRFMNWKGPMLTDSGGFQVFSLSKIRTITEAGVTFRSPRDGRIINMTPELSIQIQNTLGADVIMAFDECPPYPAEREEVVRATDRTYRWLERCIKAHQRPQDQALFGIVQGGVFLDLRRAAAEKLATLDLPGYAIGGVSVGEPAEFIHQIVKATAPLLPEDKPRYLMGVGTYREMAIAIASGIDLFDCVIPTRLGRHGAVLVQGERWNLKNARFRRDYTQLDETCPCYTCQNFSRAYLSHLMRSGEVLGYTLLSLHNVTELIRFTKRIREAILSDRFTTEFAQWLDSPPPQAAEPC
- a CDS encoding photosystem II reaction center protein K; the encoded protein is MEAAMLLAKLPEAYAIFDPLVDVLPVIPVFFLLLAFVWQAAVGFR
- a CDS encoding glutathione S-transferase family protein, producing the protein MLKLYGGARSRASIVQWYLEELSVPYEFVLLDMQAGEHQKPEYLAINPTGKVPAIVDGDFKLWESGAILLYVAQKYGNISPSLEQQAELIQWVLFANATLGPGIFVEATREKETPKLLTPLNQIFEKQPFLLGEDFTVGDVAVGSMLAYIPMMLKLDLSAYPAVVEYIKRITQRPAFQKVMSARS
- a CDS encoding slr1601 family putative cell division protein — encoded protein: MNAIQPSYHPLQQPTVARRRVRRASPTANRQPYRAVSGETTAKLFANIVISSAAVSGLVQLLPYQLSQQTKLQDLKKEVSRSEKRVTRLSSTFNRHFDPEQSQVVMQEQSNRVAPTQRRVILLDKDLVRD
- the psaM gene encoding photosystem I reaction center subunit XII, which codes for MSISDTQVYVALVVALIPGILAFRLATELYK
- a CDS encoding TerC family protein encodes the protein MLDQILNSPYHASIEATFVLVILIALEAVLSADNAIALAAIAQGLEDGEQRRRALNLGLVVAYILRMTLILTATWVVQYWQFELLGAAYLLWLVFQYFTDYAGEDNEHHGPRFTSFWQAIPIIAVTDLAFSLDSVTTAIAISQETWLVLAGGTIGVITLRFMAGLFIRWLDEYVHLEDAGYVTVGFVGLRLLLRAIQPDLVPPEWVMITLIALVFAWGFSQRTAETSLENIQTEVEVQENEDTKARQPEEV